Proteins encoded within one genomic window of Camelina sativa cultivar DH55 chromosome 19, Cs, whole genome shotgun sequence:
- the LOC104766447 gene encoding serine/threonine-protein kinase OXI1-like translates to MREGDEKQSRALDFNRLEVLSLLGRGAKGVVFLVKDDESKLLALKVILREAIKKKKNKNDKETQDEYKRVSFEQRVLNSFDHPLFPSLHGVLSTDKVIGYAIDYCPGRDLNSLRQMQSENMFSDEIIRFYAAELVLALEYLHNQGIVYRDLKPDNVMIQENGHLMLIDFDLSTNLAPRTPQPSPSPSKTSPGTTRKKPLFRFSSFCNSGISPEESTSVCSSSSTFPVSDSSGEKSNSFVGTEEYVSPEVITGDGHDFAVDWWSLGVVLYEMLYGTTPFRGSNRKETFYRILSKPPNLTGETTALRDLIRRLLEKDPSRRINVEEIKGHDFFKGVDWEKVILVSRPPYIPPPDDDGGGKGKDVNTKMDVENIVQEIFAAREEREKQTGDDDNNNENNAEKNGEWVKGLNNNNHDLVSDNNFLVF, encoded by the exons ATGCGAGAGGGAGATGAGAAACAGAGCCGAGCTCTGGACTTCAACCGACTCGAGGTTTTGTCATTACTAGGTCGTGGAGCTAAGGGAGTTGTGTTCTTGGTCAAAGACGACGAATCTAAATTGCTTGCTTTGAAAGTTATACTTAGAGAAgccatcaagaagaagaagaacaagaatgATAAAGAGACTCAAGATGAGTACAAGCGAGTCAGTTTCGAGCAAAGAGTATTAAACAGTTTCGATCATCCTCTCTTTCCTTCTCTCCACGGCGTTTTATCTACCGATAAAGTCATCGGTTACGCCATTGATTACTGTCCCGGTCGAGATCTCAATTCTTTAAGGCAAATGCAATCGGAAAACATGTTCTCCGACGAGATTATCAg aTTCTACGCGGCGGAGCTTGTGCTAGCTCTTGAGTATTTACATAATCAAGGAATCGTATACAGAGATTTGAAGCCGGACAATGTGATGATCCAAGAAAATGGGCATTTGATGCTAATCGATTTCGATCTTTCAACAAACCTCGCTCCAAGAACGCCGCAACCGTCACCGTCACCGTCTAAAACATCTCCGGGGACGACGAGGAAGAAACCTCTCTTCCGCTTCTCCAGTTTTTGTAACTCAGGGATCTCGCCGGAGGAATCGACTTCGGTGTGCTCATCATCATCTACGTTTCCTGTTTCAGATTCTTCAGGAGAAAAGTCGAATTCTTTCGTAGGAACAGAGGAATACGTTTCGCCGGAAGTTATCACCGGAGACGGCCACGATTTCGCCGTTGACTGGTGGTCGTTAGGTGTGGTTCTATACGAGATGTTGTACGGGACGACGCCGTTTAGAGGATCGAACCGGAAAGAGACGTTTTACCGGATTTTATCTAAACCGCCGAATCTAACCGGCGAAACGACGGCGTTGCGTGATTTGATAAGAAGGTTGTTGGAGAAAGATCCTAGCCGTAGGATCAACGTTGAGGAAATCAAAGGTCACGATTTCTTCAAAGGTGTTGATTGGGAGAAAGTGATATTGGTTTCTCGACCGCCGTATATTCCACCGCCGGACGACGACGGTGGTGGTAAGGGCAAAGATGTAAATACAAAAATGGACGTGGAGAATATCGTCCAAGAGATTTTTGCAGCAAGAGAAGAACGTGAGAAACAGactggtgatgatgataataataatgagaataatGCTGAAAAAAATGGGGAATGGGTTAAGGGgttgaataataataatcacgATTTGGTAAGTGATaacaattttttggtattttaa
- the LOC109130841 gene encoding putative defensin-like protein 148, whose translation MSKSFQLSFTVLIVITVLVLGVVGNVEQKSQRKCWSIVNKDRCVVKECESLCLKKHPKGKSICIPSAPGKHFQCNCRHPCL comes from the exons ATGAGCAAATCCTTTCAACTCTCGTTCACCGTTCTTATTGTCATCACAGTTCTTGTACTAG GAGTGGTTGGAAATGTGGAGCAAAAAAGCCAACGTAAGTGTTGGAGCATTGTAAACAAAGACCGTTGTGTAGTGAAGGAGTGTGAGTCTCTGTGTCTGAAGAAACATCCGAAAGGAAAATCTATATGCATACCTTCAGCCCCTGGAAAACATTTTCAATGTAACTGTCGTCATCCTTGCCTTTAA